TGAAGTCCTTTACGCTCGAAGCGCGACACGATTTCCCCGATTAATCCCCTTTGTACGCCGTCCGGCTTGATCATTAGAAACGTTCGTTCCACCGTCATTTCTCCTCCCAGCAAACAATGGCTTGTCAATAGTTTCGTTTTGCCACGAAATGCGCAATATCGATTAAATGCTTCTTCGCCGAAATGTTCGGCAGCCCGTCCAATGCGTCGATCGCCTTGTGCATGAAACGGGCGGCCAGGTCGTCGGCAAATGCGATGCCGACGCTGCTCCGGATCAGCTTGATCGCCGCCTTCGTATCGCCGCCGCCGTCCGATTCGCGGATTTTTCCGATCTCCGCCAGCAGCCGGTCGCGGATTCCGGTCTCCCGGAGCGCGAGCAGCACGGGAAGCGTAATGTTCCCCTGGCGGATGTCCGAGCCGGGCGGCTTGCCGATCTGCTTCTCCGTACCGAGCAAATCGAGCAGATCGTCGCGAATTTGGAACGACATCCCGATATTGTAGCCGAACCGGTACAGTTTGCTGCAGACGCTTTGCTCCGCGCCCGCGGCGATCGCCCCGAGCTGGCAGCTGACCGCGATCAGCAGCGCCGTTTTGCGCCGGATGCGCAGCATATAGTTCCGGATCGTCTGCTCGGTATTGAAAAAATCGCGGATCTGCTCCATCTCGCCGATGCACATCTGCACCATCGCCTTGGACAAAATCTGATGGATAAGCGGATTGCCGAGCCCGGTTGCGATCGTCAGCGCTTTCCCGTATATGTAATCCCCTGTATACATCGCAATCCGGTTGTCCCATTTTGATTTGACCGTCAGCTGGCCTCGGCGCGTATCGGCATTATCGATCACGTCATCGTGAACGAGCGAGGCCATATGAATCAGCTCGAGCGGCACGGCCACCCGCTGCAGCACGTCCAGCCGGTAATCCCCGAACTTGCCGGCCAGCAGCACGAACACGGGCCGAAGCCGCTTCCCCCCCGCTTTCAGCAGATGAGTGGACGTTTCGGTCAGCAGCTCGTGATCGGAGGTGACGCTATGCGCCAGCTGATTCTCGATGGCATCGAGGTCTCTTTTCATTTTTGCATAAATATCGAGTAGTTTCATTCGTTCACCTGTAGGGCAGTTTGGTCTTCGAAAAATTGCATGTCGACGTCGTGTTCGAGCAGTCCGAGCCGAAGCGCGTACCGAAAATAAAGCGAGAGCCCCGACTGCTCCTCCGGTCCGAAATCGTAATGGAGCTCGCGGAAATACCGGTTCCAGTATGCGGGCTCGCCGCCAAGTTCCCGGCAAGCTTTATCGACCAGCGGCTGCAGCGCCCGGATGCTCCTGCGCTTGCTTTCGGTGAATGCCCGCAGTACGGCGGACACCGCTTCCGGCTCGGCTTCGGCCGTCTCCCTGCGGACGGCGCACAGCGCGAACGTCATCCCGCAGCCGGTCCAGCTCCGCCACAGCTCGCCGAGATCGAGCACGGTTAGATCCCGGCTGGCCCACGAAGCCTGGATCGCCGTGTCGCCGATCAGAAGCGCCGCATCGGCCTGCTCCAGCATGTCGTCCAAGGAAGGCTCCATCGTCAGATAGGCCGGGCTCGCTTCAAAATATAGCGACATGATGATTTTCAGCAGATTGACCGACGTCGCCGACGTCGCCGTGAGCGCGATCGTGCCGCCGAGCACGTCCTCGATCGGTTTGCGCGTAAACAGCAGAATCGAATTGACGCGGCCTCTGGCGCTGACGGACAAATCCGGCAGCAGCAAATAGTGCTCCGCGTTCTGGGCGTACGCGAACGACGACATTGACGTGATGTCGAGTTCCCCCATCCTCATCGCCCGGTTGAGCGCGGACGGCACCTTCTGCTCGATGCGGAACCGCCCTTCGGGCAGCAGTTCTTCCGCATAATGATAAATCGGCCAGGCATTCGCGTAATCGATGCGTCCAATGGTGATCGGGCGATTCTTCCCCATGCCTCACATCTCCCTATCTCCACTCCAAATCAAATGCAGCTGCACTTTGCTTTTCTTTCCAGCATATCAAACGGCGCGCCCGTCATCAAATCATCCCGGCGATTACCACCGGTGCAGCACGACCAGATCGAACAGCGTAAAAATAAACATCACGCTGCTGACGGCGCTGTTCATCCGGAAAAAGGCGATATGCACGTGGCTCAGATCGTTCGGCTTCACGAGCCAATGCTCGTAGAACAGAATGCCCGCCGCGGCAATCGTGCCGATGAGATAACCCCAGCTCAAATCGGTCAGCCAGAAGAGCGTCAGAAATCCCGCGGAGGTCACCGCATGGAATGCCCGCGAGATCCACAGCGCCTTGGCGATGCCGAACCGCGCAGGGATCGAATGCACGCCTTCCTTTCGGTCGAATTCGAAGTCCTGCGTCGCATAGATGATGTCGAAGCCGGCCAGCCAGAACGCGACCGACACATACAGCAGCCAGGCCGGCAGATCGAACGCGCCGGTCACGGCGATCCAGCCGCCCAGCGGCGCCAGCCCGATCGTCAGTCCGAGCACGAGATGGCAGGCCCAGGTGAACCGTTTGGTGTAGGAATAGATGACGAGCATGAAGACGGCGACCGGCATCAGCTTGATGCAAATCGGGTTCAGCCGCCACGCCGCGTAAAGCAGCACGAGAAACGAGACGGCGATAAACAGGACCACTTCGCCGACCCCCAGCAGACCGGACGGAATCGCCCGGTTTCGGGTTCGCGGATTTTTTTTGTCGATCACGCGGTCGATCAGCCGGTTCAGTCCCATTGCCGCCGTACGTGCGCCGACCATCGCCAGCACGATCCAGCCGATCTCGCTCCAAGCCGGAAGCCGCTTCTCCATAACGACGGCGCCCAACAGGGCGCCCATGAATGCGAAAGGCAGTGCAAAAATCGTATGCTCGAATTTTATCATTTCCAAAAAAATTCCAATTTTGCGAATCATGCTCCGTCCGTTCCCTTCGTCCCGATGTGTAGCGCCGCGATGCCGCCGGTCAGCGGATAGGCCCGCACGTTACGGAGACCGATTTCCCGGTAGATATCCGCCAGCTTGTCCAAATCCGGGAACGCCTTCAGCGATTCCGGAAGCCACTTGTACTGCTCGTACCGCTTGGCCAGCAGCTTGCCGAGCATCGGCAGGATCCGCTCGAAATAAAAATAATAAACCGACTTGAACGGCTGCCAGACGGGCTTGGACAATTCCAGACAAACGACTTGCCCTCCCGGTTTGACCACCCGCTGCATTTCGCGCAGCACCTGGACCAGGTCCGGGACGTTCCGCAGCCCGAAGCCGATCGTCGCGTAGTCGAACCGGTTGTCCTCGAACGGCAGCTCCATCGCGTTGCCGTGTACGAGCGAAATCTGCCGGTCCAGCCCTTCGCGCCCGACCTTCTCCCGGCCGACCTCCAGCATATTGCGGCTGAAATCGAGGCCGACGATCTGCCCGCTGCCGCTCGCGCGGGCCAGCGCGACCGTCCAGTCGCAGGTGCCGCAGCACAGATCGATCGCGGTCGAGCCCGGCCGGACGGCCATCTTGTGCATCGTAAACGCGCGCCAGGCTTTATGCCGGCGGAAGCTGAGCAGATCGTTCATGAAATCGTATTTTGGCGCGATGCTTTCGAAGACGGCGTGAACGTGCTGCTCCTTGGAATTCGACCCGCTCGTCATGCCGTCACCTTCTCTCGCCCAAAGCCGGAGCGGCCGGCATGAGCGGCCGCAGGAACGATTCCCCGATCTGCATCAGCTCGCGCATCAGCTTATCCGATTCGATCCGCGACGCAATCGTCTGCACCTGCTGCACGGACTGCCTCAGCTTCTCCGCCAGCTGGCTGCGGATATCGTATTTGGCGAGCAGCGTCTGAATAAACGACGGCTCCTCCTGCCGCCGGGAAAGCTCTTGCTTCTCTTCATCCGAGCCCTCGCTCAGGATGTGCCAGTAACCCCAGCTGCCGCCGAACCTCTCCGGCGCTCCGGCGCGCGCAAGCTCGTCCGCAATAACCTCGCAGCGGCCGATGCCGTGCAGCAGCTCCGGCCAGATGCGGGACATTTTATCGTCCACAATGCCGCCGAACGCCCGAAACAGCTCCGTTTTCAGCTGCACGCAATGATTGATGTATTCCTCGGCCGTCACCTTCAGAAGCTTCATCCGCGTATACAAATTCATTTTCAGCCGGTTGACCTCGCATACGCCTTCGCTGATCCGGCGGATCATATCGACCTGCCCGGCCTGTGAAAGCAGCTGGTAAAACCGGCTGCTGTAATAATCGCCGGCCAGCACTTTAAGCTGACGGGCGCGCATTTCGCGCTCGCCTACGCGGCCGGAATCGGAGTCGATCAGATCGTGCGTATCCATACCGAGCTGTACAAGCGAGACAACAAGCGAATACAGCTCGCTATGCAGCATCGGGGTGCGTTGGTTGGCCAGAAAAGCGAAAAGCAGCCGAATCCGCGAATCCGGAAAAGCCGGCAGCTCGGTATGCTTTTGAATGACATCGTATTCGATGTATTTTTTGGCCATTTCGGGAATCCTGTACAGTTTCATTAGGTCAAGCCTCCGGACAGATCAGCGAGAATCGTGCTGTTCTATAATCTAAATTATTATAGCATTTTGTTTCCTGTTTCGCTACAAGCCGCTCGTTGTCCCGGGCACCGGCTCTCCGTCTCCTCCGGCTGCCGAGCCGAAACGGCGGATGACGTCGCCCGTAAGCGTCATGCGCAGCTTTGCCCGCCAGGCTGCATCGGCAACCGGATTGGCGTCGCCGACGCGGGAAAGATCGGCGGGAAGCCAGCCGTCCGTCCTGCGGACGTCTACAGCGGCCAGCAGCCTGTAGGAAGGCTGCACGGGCGCTCCCTGCTGCACAGCCATAGGTTCGACGATGCGGAGCAGCACGCGGCTCACGTTGTCGGTTTGCGCAAACGCCAGACTAAGCATACGCTGCACATCGCCCATCCACGCCGCCAGATCGTCCGGCATATTCTCCGCGGACAAATCGGCAGACAGCACGCCCTGCTTCCAGTCCACTTTTTTCAGCTTCAGCGAAAGCCGGAGCCCGATCATGGAATCGACCAGATTGTCCGAGCCGAGCCGCTTCACCGTCACAGGGCGAAAGACGGCCAGGTCTCGCCCGTCCTCCGCGGGCCGCCTGCCGGCATGCGGCAAAGCCGTCAGCAGGACGGTAACCGCCAGCGTCGCCGTCAAAGCAAGGAGAAGTCTTTTCCATACGGCCATGCGGAACCGCCTCCGAAGCGAGATTGTCCTTCCCCCTTATTTTATAAACAAAAAAGGCAGGCTATGCCTGCCTCTCGTCAATCTTCCGTATCGACGACGCCGTATTTTGTCAATACGGTAGCTTTGCCGCGGATTTTAATGGCCGACGTGTGGTCGGTAAACTGGGCGATCAGCACTTCGCCTTTATCAAGCTTCTCGGTATGGTGAAATTTCGTGTCCTGCCCGCGGGTCAGCCCGATCACCTGCACGCCGCCGGCTTTCGCTTTCACGACAATATAATCGCCCTGCAAATCGCTCATTATGATTCCTCCTCGGCCCGAAAGCCCGCTGAAAAATTTCCCCGATAAGCTCGCTGCCGGGGCGCCCGCAAAACACGATCTCCAACAAGAAAGCGATCCTTCGAGGCTTCATTCGATTGTTTTCCGGAACCGGAATGATCAGCGCCGGTTATGAAAAAACTGCCTCCGAAGCGAGATCCGCTTATGGATGGCAGTCTGGGCTGGTTATGTTATGGTCGGGTGTACCGGATTTGAACTGGCGACCTCTACCACCCCAAGGTAGCGCTCTACCAAGCTGAGCTAACACCCGACAATCTTGGCCCGGCACCCCCCGGTCAAAACCGATGGGCAACCGCGAACCGCAAAAATCAGTCTACTGGAATTTGATGCGGATGTCAATAGAGACGTCGCAGGAATTCGGCCCGCAAATGAAAAACGTCCGGATGCGGCAGCGCATCCGGACGCGGAACGGCGCGACAGGCGCCGCCTACTCTTAGTTGGAGCAAAGATCTTTAAGCGATTTGCCCGCTTTAAACGACGGGATCTTGCTCGCCGGAATATCGATTTCTTCACCCGTTTGCGGGTTGCGTCCTTTGCGAGCCTCGCGGTTTTTCACCTCGAAGTTGCCAAATCCGACCAGCTGAACCTTGTCTCCGCCCTGGAGCGCATCGGCAATCGCGTCGAATACGGCGTCAACCGCTTTCGATGCGTCTTTCTTGGACAGGTCGGTCAACTCGGCTACTTTTGCAATAAGTTCCGTTTTGTTCAATTCATTCACCTCCCCTGCAGAAAACTCTTAAAAGACATTCATTATCATTCTGTTTAACCGAAACCGGAAAAAATATACATGCGCAGCCTCGCAGACCAGGCGGCTGAACGTCGGCAGCGCCTAGACTTTGCGGCCTGCCGCGCGGCGCGAACAGATTTATAGTAATACAGAAGTCTATACAATTTCAAGAGGCAAGGCAAGTTTTCCCCCCTCAAGGCCGTAGACGGAACGCTTGAAGGCCAAGCAAAAGGAGGCGTGCGCAGTGCGCGCATGCCTCCTGTTTTTGGCCTATCGATCTGCTAGAGGATGATGGCGATCAGTCCGCCGGACCCTTCGTTAATAATGCGGCCGAGCGTTTCCTGCAGCTTGTAGCGGGCGTTGTCGGGCATCATGGCGATTTTCCCCTGGATGCCTTCGCGGACGATGGAATGGAGCGAGCGGCCGAACATATCGGAATCCCATACCTTGATCGGATCGTTCTCGAAATCCTGCATCAGGTAGCGCACGAGCTCCTCGCTCTGCTTCTCCGTACCGATGATCGGCGCGAATTCGGACTCGACGTCGACCCGGATCATATGGATCGACGGCGCCGTCGCCTTCAGCCGGACCCCGAAGCGGGAGCCTTGACGGATCAGCTCGGGCTCATCCAGCTGCATCTCGGCCAGCGTCGGCGCGGCGATGCCGTAGCCGGTCGTTTTGACCATTTCGAGCGCCTCCTGGAACCGGTCATATTCCCGCTTCGCATGGGCGAATTCCTGCATGAGCTGGAGCAGGTGGTCTTTGCCGCGGATTTCGACGCCGACCACTTCCATCAGGATTTGGTCGTACAGTTCGTCCGGGGCGTAGAGATCGATCTCCGCGACGCCCTGCCCCATGTTCATGCCGCTGAGGCCGGCGCGGGCGATAAAATCGTATTCCATAAACTGGCTGACGACGCGGTCGACATCCCGCAGTCTGCGAATATCCTTCACCGTATCGCGGACGGAATTCTCGTAATTGCTGCGCAGCCAGTGGTTCTCGCTGAGGACCATGACCCAGCTCGGCAGGTTGACGTTCACCTCGTGAACCGGGAACTCGTAGAGCACCTCGCGGAGAACGCCGGTTACGTCTTCCTCGCCCATCGTCGCCACGCTCATCGTCATGACCGGAATATCGTATTTGGCCTGCAGCTCGCCGCGGAGCTGGAGCGCTTCCTCGCTGCGCGGACGCGTAGAGTTGACGATGAGGACGAACGGCTTGCCGACCTCTTTCAGCTCGTTAATGACGCGCTCCTCGGCTTCCACGTAAGAGCTGCGGGGAATTTCCGCGATTGTACCGTCCGTCGTGACGACGACGCCGAGCGTCGAATGCTCCTGGATCACTTTGCGCGTGCCGATCTCGGCCGCTTCCTGAAACGGAATCGGTTCCTCGAACCAGGGCGTCGTAATCATGCGCGGGCCGTTCTCGTCTTCGTAGCCCTTCGCGCCGTCAACGGCGTAGCCGACGCAGTCAACCAGCCGGACGTTCACTTCGAGCCCTTCGGTCACCCGGAGCTGCACCGCCTGGTTCGGAACGAATTTCGGTTCCGTTGTCATAATCGTTTTGCCTGCCGCGCTTTGGGGCAGCTCGTCAATCGCTCGTACCCGATCGGCCTCGCTGGTGATGTTCGGCAGCACAACCGTCTCCATGAACCGCTTGATGAAGGTTGATTTGCCCGTGCGGACCGCACCGACGACGCCGAGGTAAATATCCCCGCCGGTTCGTTCGGCTATGTCCTTGAAAATGTCTACTTTCTCCACTGAATATCCCCTCCCAATCGAATTTCGCCAGCACATGGACGTACCGTTACTGCCGCGTTTCCTCCTGCCGAAGTAGTCGCCCGAGGTTCACCGCCATTCGCCGTATCCGAGTAAACCAGCGACGCAACTCGTACATGAATTTGGACTAGTAATAGCTTATTGCGCATCCGCCCCGATTATGACGGTGCCGGCAATGAAATCTTTCGAATTTCCGGCTGCCGGCCCGGGCCTTCCAAGATTGAGATATATGAGAGAACGCGCACGCCTATTCCTTCGGATGCGAAAAAAACCTCCCCGGGCATCACGCCCGGAAGAGGTTTTAAAGGTCGGAGGTTACTTCAGCATCGCCTGCGGCTCACCGTTTACGAGACGATAAACGGCCGATTTGACCGGAACGAAGTCCGATCCGTTCACAAGCAGCGTCCGCAAATCCTGCCCGGGCTCCGGCTTCGCGGCGCCCTGCTTGTTCAGCTGCTGCATAATATCGCTGCCGTAATCGAGATACACGTTTCCCTGTGCATCCATCATCGTGAGGAGCGGCTGTCCGGTAAACATGCTGTTCATGACCGGCTCCTTCAGCGGCTTCAGCTTCGAATAATCGATATACGTGAAATCCGGATATGCCCGCTGGCCGGCCGGCAGCTTCCCGCCATGCGCGCCGACGTAGGCCTTGACCGCGGCCTGGACATCGTTAATCTGCTGATAGAATACGAGATTCATCAGCTTCACGGTCGGATCTTTTTCTTCGTTAATAATCAGAAAATAGTAGCCGCCGCCGTTCTCGAAGGCGCTGGGCGGAATTTCCGATAAATAATTCATCTCCTGAAGCTTTTCGAAATCGACCCGATATTTCTCGTAAACCGGCGTATCCTCCGTGCTGTTCAAAATCGGCAACAGGCCCGTATCCTTCTGATATTGGTCGATTACCGCCTGCACGGTGAGAATCGCATCCTTCGGGGGCCGCTGGTTCTGTTCGAGCCTGTCCCGCGGATAAAGGCAGCCGGAGAGGAGCATACAAACAGCAAGCATCAGCGCCGCCGCGGCAGTCCGTTTGAACGTAATCATCGTTGATTTTTTCACTCCCGGTTTCCGTTTACCATAAATCATCGTCTTCCGCCTGCCGCTCCAGCTGGCGCCGGACCGCCGCCTTCAGCGGGTCCTCCGGCACCTCGACAACCGCATTCCCGGCAATCCGGGCCTGGCAGGCAAGCCGTGTCCCCTGCTTGTCAAGCCCGGCCAGCTTGCGCCGTTCCTGCTCGCTCAGGGGCGAGAGTCCGCCGCGGGACGGCGCCGTTACCTTGCACATGAGGCAGGACGCTTTGCCGTCGCAGCGGGTGCGGATCGGGACGCCGGCACGTCTGGCGGCATCCAGTACCGTTGTTCCGGGACGAACGGCGATGCGCTTGCCCGAAGGTAGAAACGTGATGTGCGGATTCATTCGGCTTCCTCTCTTTCAGGGTCCGACAGGTGCAGGCGGATGCGCCTGACCGACTCGGCCGACAGCGCATTGCGCGTTTCGATTTCCCGGAAAGCCGGCAGATGCTTCTCCGGCTCGGAGCGGATCGCCCTTGCGATCAGGCGGGTCCGGTCCGATCTCCCACGCAGCAAGTTAAACCACATCTCGTGCGCGAGCGGCACGAGCCCCACCGGGTAACGGCCGGCATGTACGACGATCCGCAGCGGATGCAGCACGCTTCTGACCTCAACGGCGTACCGGTCGGCCCCCGACGCGACGACAAAGCCGCCGACCAGCTCCACGTTCACGCCTTCGATACGGTAATGGCTCAGCACGGAGCGGTAAATGGCGCTGACGCTTTCGACCGGCTCGTCGACGGCATAAATCCGCAGCGCTTCGTGCAGGAGCGCCGCATCGGGCTTATCGGCGTAAAGGTCCAGATCGCGCGGCGGCTTTTCCAGGGCAAGCCCCCGGAGCCGTAGACCGGCGCTGCCCCCGACTAGCCACGAGGCTCCGGAGCCGGAGACCCGTTCGGCGATAACCGCAAGCGCCCGCTCAATCGGGTCGGTGTCGTTCATGTCGTGTACCACCTCCGGCCTAAAAATACGGACGATTGACCGCTTTAATCGGTCCCGCCCCCTGCT
This genomic window from Paenibacillus humicola contains:
- a CDS encoding 2Fe-2S iron-sulfur cluster-binding protein, with the protein product MNPHITFLPSGKRIAVRPGTTVLDAARRAGVPIRTRCDGKASCLMCKVTAPSRGGLSPLSEQERRKLAGLDKQGTRLACQARIAGNAVVEVPEDPLKAAVRRQLERQAEDDDLW
- a CDS encoding UbiA-like polyprenyltransferase gives rise to the protein MIRKIGIFLEMIKFEHTIFALPFAFMGALLGAVVMEKRLPAWSEIGWIVLAMVGARTAAMGLNRLIDRVIDKKNPRTRNRAIPSGLLGVGEVVLFIAVSFLVLLYAAWRLNPICIKLMPVAVFMLVIYSYTKRFTWACHLVLGLTIGLAPLGGWIAVTGAFDLPAWLLYVSVAFWLAGFDIIYATQDFEFDRKEGVHSIPARFGIAKALWISRAFHAVTSAGFLTLFWLTDLSWGYLIGTIAAAGILFYEHWLVKPNDLSHVHIAFFRMNSAVSSVMFIFTLFDLVVLHRW
- a CDS encoding heptaprenyl diphosphate synthase component 1; protein product: MKLYRIPEMAKKYIEYDVIQKHTELPAFPDSRIRLLFAFLANQRTPMLHSELYSLVVSLVQLGMDTHDLIDSDSGRVGEREMRARQLKVLAGDYYSSRFYQLLSQAGQVDMIRRISEGVCEVNRLKMNLYTRMKLLKVTAEEYINHCVQLKTELFRAFGGIVDDKMSRIWPELLHGIGRCEVIADELARAGAPERFGGSWGYWHILSEGSDEEKQELSRRQEEPSFIQTLLAKYDIRSQLAEKLRQSVQQVQTIASRIESDKLMRELMQIGESFLRPLMPAAPALGERR
- the mtrB gene encoding trp RNA-binding attenuation protein MtrB, coding for MSDLQGDYIVVKAKAGGVQVIGLTRGQDTKFHHTEKLDKGEVLIAQFTDHTSAIKIRGKATVLTKYGVVDTED
- a CDS encoding polyprenyl synthetase family protein, whose product is MKLLDIYAKMKRDLDAIENQLAHSVTSDHELLTETSTHLLKAGGKRLRPVFVLLAGKFGDYRLDVLQRVAVPLELIHMASLVHDDVIDNADTRRGQLTVKSKWDNRIAMYTGDYIYGKALTIATGLGNPLIHQILSKAMVQMCIGEMEQIRDFFNTEQTIRNYMLRIRRKTALLIAVSCQLGAIAAGAEQSVCSKLYRFGYNIGMSFQIRDDLLDLLGTEKQIGKPPGSDIRQGNITLPVLLALRETGIRDRLLAEIGKIRESDGGGDTKAAIKLIRSSVGIAFADDLAARFMHKAIDALDGLPNISAKKHLIDIAHFVAKRNY
- a CDS encoding menaquinone biosynthetic enzyme MqnA/MqnD family protein, with the translated sequence MGKNRPITIGRIDYANAWPIYHYAEELLPEGRFRIEQKVPSALNRAMRMGELDITSMSSFAYAQNAEHYLLLPDLSVSARGRVNSILLFTRKPIEDVLGGTIALTATSATSVNLLKIIMSLYFEASPAYLTMEPSLDDMLEQADAALLIGDTAIQASWASRDLTVLDLGELWRSWTGCGMTFALCAVRRETAEAEPEAVSAVLRAFTESKRRSIRALQPLVDKACRELGGEPAYWNRYFRELHYDFGPEEQSGLSLYFRYALRLGLLEHDVDMQFFEDQTALQVNE
- a CDS encoding HU family DNA-binding protein, producing the protein MNKTELIAKVAELTDLSKKDASKAVDAVFDAIADALQGGDKVQLVGFGNFEVKNREARKGRNPQTGEEIDIPASKIPSFKAGKSLKDLCSN
- the spoIVA gene encoding stage IV sporulation protein A, producing MEKVDIFKDIAERTGGDIYLGVVGAVRTGKSTFIKRFMETVVLPNITSEADRVRAIDELPQSAAGKTIMTTEPKFVPNQAVQLRVTEGLEVNVRLVDCVGYAVDGAKGYEDENGPRMITTPWFEEPIPFQEAAEIGTRKVIQEHSTLGVVVTTDGTIAEIPRSSYVEAEERVINELKEVGKPFVLIVNSTRPRSEEALQLRGELQAKYDIPVMTMSVATMGEEDVTGVLREVLYEFPVHEVNVNLPSWVMVLSENHWLRSNYENSVRDTVKDIRRLRDVDRVVSQFMEYDFIARAGLSGMNMGQGVAEIDLYAPDELYDQILMEVVGVEIRGKDHLLQLMQEFAHAKREYDRFQEALEMVKTTGYGIAAPTLAEMQLDEPELIRQGSRFGVRLKATAPSIHMIRVDVESEFAPIIGTEKQSEELVRYLMQDFENDPIKVWDSDMFGRSLHSIVREGIQGKIAMMPDNARYKLQETLGRIINEGSGGLIAIIL
- a CDS encoding demethylmenaquinone methyltransferase, with product MTSGSNSKEQHVHAVFESIAPKYDFMNDLLSFRRHKAWRAFTMHKMAVRPGSTAIDLCCGTCDWTVALARASGSGQIVGLDFSRNMLEVGREKVGREGLDRQISLVHGNAMELPFEDNRFDYATIGFGLRNVPDLVQVLREMQRVVKPGGQVVCLELSKPVWQPFKSVYYFYFERILPMLGKLLAKRYEQYKWLPESLKAFPDLDKLADIYREIGLRNVRAYPLTGGIAALHIGTKGTDGA